The Chanos chanos chromosome 9, fChaCha1.1, whole genome shotgun sequence genome includes the window TGTTAGAGCAGGATGGTCATCCAATCACTGCAGACCAATATCTGGACAGTGCTCTTAAACTTAAAAAAGGTGCAAGTAATGCTGAGAATAGAGTGGCATGACAGGAGAAAAAATGTCATAGATTCATGAGGCACTGGTTGTGCTTATAGGATTAaatttttctgtaatgttttagATAAAGGATCCTCTCCGGAGGTTTCGAGGTATAACCAGCTGCGGATGTGCCTGCGTGAGTACTTCTCAGTGCGGAAGTGCTTTGTGCTTGAACGTCCCGCCAACACAAAGAAGATGAGGCAGATGGAGCAGCTGACGGATGCAGACCTGGATCCCAGCTTTGTGGAGCAGGCTCAGGACTTCTGCACATACATCTTTAATAACGCTGAAGCCAAGACCATGAGTGGAGGCTTCAGTCTGACTGGCAGGAGTGAGTGTTCCACCACCATTAGTGTAAAGTTATTTTAGTGTTAAATCACCTCCTCCACTACTATTAGCATAAACTCAACATTATGTCCACCACTACCAATGGTATAGATTAAACATCACCTCCAGTATGATTGTGAGTATAAAGGTAATGTCTTACCTTTTTTCCAGTGTTGGGAAAACTTGCAGAGACCTATGTTGAAGCAATCCGCAGTGGGCAGGTGCCCTGTTTAGCCGATGCTGTAGAGTCGCTGGCTCTGATTCAAAACGGCCGTGCTATAACTGAAGCCCTCCAGTTCTACCAGAGTGAGATGAGCAGTAAAGTTCAGCTAccaacagaaacacaagaaGAGCTACCTGACATCCATGCAGCCGTGGTGAAAAGGACCGTCGAGATCTTCCTCAACGCCTCCTTCAACGACCATAACCAGGAAAACCAGATGGAGCTCATGGTGCTTTtaggaaacaaacacattaatcagttaaacaaacaaatgaatcaatTTGAATGAGAATCACATGAATAGACCATGATCAAAGATGTAaatcttctaaaaaaaaaaaaaagaatctaattcctctttttattactttatttttaaagtatAAGTCAATAGTAGAATGAGATCATGTGATTTCTAGTATTGTTCAGCTGGCAAGTAGTTTGGCCTGGTACtaacattctttctttctttctttctttctttctttctttctttctttctttctttctttctttttccctgcaGAACAGAGTGCAGAATGAATATGAAGAGTACTGCAGACGTAATGTGGAGGAGTCTCGTAAGATGAGCAAGTCCATCATCTCTCGTGCGTTTGCCTCAGTGGAGACAGCAGTGAGGGAAGGGTTGTATATGCGGCCTGGGGGCCACACAGATTTCCTAAGCGAGCTCGATAAAGCAATTGAGCAATACAGATCAGAGAAGGGCCATGGAATCATGGTGAGCATTCATCTCCCGTTTTCAATGCAGAAAGTGGTTTCTCCACACATCAAAATCCACAACTGGAGAAATGATACATTTACAAATTGTAAAATACTGCTCTGCTGTACCTACTATTAGCATGACtgaacttaaacacacacacacacacacacacacacaggagtgccTCCACAATTTCATCTTAGGATAAGCACAGAAACCTCACCTCGCATGGGCACttacacgcacgcatgtgcacacacattgagagagaaacaccactgACTGttcaatgaaaaattaaatctgGTCTACCTATTTGAAGTTTACTCTCCTTCATCGCATCGAATTAGAGCACTTTCTCACTGTCTATTTTCATTTCAGGATGAATGTTCATAGGGGCAAGTCCAGTGAGTCTGTCATTGTGTTAAATAAGTAAACAGGCTGAGTAAATAAGTCTCTAGATACGTCAGAGCGCGAAATGAGCGTTCGGCAGAGGCCATGGACACTGGCATAGTTTGCAGGACTTTCAGCACCCAGTGAATGTTGGTAGAAATCTGCTATGTTCTAACATTAACTAGGAGTGTAATTGGTGACAGCTGCAGGCGCCcgtgcacatacacgcacgcgaaTGTTTTAtatgtctctctatctctctctctctccctctctctctctctctctctctctttctctctctctctctctctcacacacacacacacacacacacacattattgaCATGTTGGTATATGCATGCCAGGTTTTTCAGGAGCACTTTCGgatttggtctgtgtgtgttttcacagaagGAGGAGGTGTTGAAAGAGTACATGGTTGAGAATAAGGGAACTGGACAGAGCATTCTGTCAGCCGACAAATCCCTCACAGAAACCCAGCAGCGTATTGAAGGTAAACTCTCATCAAACATTAATACAGTTCTTGTACAAAACAGTTGTGAGGGCTCTCTATGCGCAATGTTTCACTCACTGCTGCTTAAACTTTACACTTCACCCTCCCTAACCTTCACTTTTCTACAACTTTAAATGATGTGATTACCCAAAGTGGTTGCATATTTCTCCTTCACcttattgttttacatttacccATTCTGTATATTATCTCTCATATTTATTCCCCATACAGCGCAGCACAAAAGCTTTGAAGGAGAAGATATTTTACATGTGTCTGAATAACTGAATAATTCCTCCTTCAAAGGCATGCATGATGTACTCAgaaatttcttttttgtatCTGTGTTGAGGGTTTTATAGAGTAGTGCTGTTTATCGGaagtttctgtttctctctctctctctctctgtatatatatgtatctagCTCGGAATATATTAATGTAAATCCAAATATATAAATcgaactctgaatatataaatgtaaatccgaatatataaaacaaactctgaatatataaaggtaactctgaatatataaatgtgtatagCGTGCAAACCTCCTCCTCCCTGGTTTGGTGCACGGTTGAACTTACCATTGAGCCACACAGTCTTCTGTCACAGAAATGATGAACTATATATATCTCTGGCTCTGTGGGCCATCTCTGCACTCTGTGAAATTTGGCCCCCTAGTTGAAAGGTCCTAAAACCAATAAAATAAGGACCCCTTAATGAGGTCCAAATTGttgcctcattcaaatttaaattatttaaagttttcgtttgattgtttgatttattttgtttgagagttacatttattcaggatttacatttacatattcagctttatatttatatatttcttgtTTGGCCCCTCAGAGACTAGAGTGTAAGTTTTAGAACACTTCcatttttccagtttttatTGAAATGTACGCAGTTTAATGTCTCAGTGAAATTAAAGTGtagaacaacagcaaaaaaaaccagtaagacttaaaaaaaagtcatggaATTGTTCTGTTTAACATAATTAATCTAAAGTTTTTGACTCATCAAAGTAGCCACTTTTTGCAAAGTTTGGTCAGGCTAGGAACAATACTTGTCAAGAAATTAATGGCCAAAAATGGATTCCCAGATAAGGTTTTTTTTAggctataaaaacaaaataatatcaagggctgaaaaaatataaaaacatagaaTTTGAACAggaatattttacaggccttggtttGGGGATCCATTCATGATAtaggtttgaacaaaatctgagatggaGCTGCAACAACCACATCTGATCTGACACCAAACCCATATTTATATCAATAAACCACAAAAGCGTTTGTGCTAACAATCTAATATTACAGCTGAGCAGCTGAAAACTGAGGACTTGGAGAAGAGTCAGAGGGCTCTGGAGGAACAGAACAGGATTCAGCAGCAGCAGATGGAGGATCAACAGAGAGCCCATGAGGAGAACCTGAAACAGCtcagagagaagatggaggcagaacagaggagagctCAGGAACAGCGAAATCAAATGCTTGATGCCAGACTGAGTGTAAATATAATTTTCAGTCGCTGCACTGAATCTCTTGTTGCATGGTGAAAGGTCAACTTGTGAACGTGCAATTTATGAAGAGTACAGctgtctgagaaagaaa containing:
- the LOC115821696 gene encoding guanylate-binding protein 1-like, whose translation is MKSTVEMPEPICLIDMDMSGHLCVRREAVEILEKITQPVVVVAVVGLYRTGKSYLMNRLAGKQRGFALGATIESKTKGIWMWCVPHPIKEGHTLVLVDTEGLGDVDKGDEKHDTWIFCLAVLLSSTLVYNSMGTIDNDALEKLHYVTELTKHIKVKSDSKEKNQSEDFMSVFPSFVWVVRDFTLLLEQDGHPITADQYLDSALKLKKGSSPEVSRYNQLRMCLREYFSVRKCFVLERPANTKKMRQMEQLTDADLDPSFVEQAQDFCTYIFNNAEAKTMSGGFSLTGRMLGKLAETYVEAIRSGQVPCLADAVESLALIQNGRAITEALQFYQSEMSSKVQLPTETQEELPDIHAAVVKRTVEIFLNASFNDHNQENQMELMNRVQNEYEEYCRRNVEESRKMSKSIISRAFASVETAVREGLYMRPGGHTDFLSELDKAIEQYRSEKGHGIMKEEVLKEYMVENKGTGQSILSADKSLTETQQRIEAEQLKTEDLEKSQRALEEQNRIQQQQMEDQQRAHEENLKQLREKMEAEQRRAQEQRNQMLDARLSEQINMLQQDYFRRNMEMQIQIDRLRRMPCRSSNQCRIS